Within Motilibacter aurantiacus, the genomic segment TCAGGCGTTGAAGTACTTCGCCTCGGGGTGGTGCACGATCATCGCGTCGGTCGACTGCTCCGGGTGCAGCTGCAGCTCCTCCGACAGCGACACCCCGATGCGCTCGGGCCTGAGCAGGTCGACGAGCTTCGCGCGGTCCTCCAGCTCCGGGCAGGCCGGGTAGCCGAAGGAGTAGCGCGACCCGCGGTAGGCCTGGCCCCGCAGCATGCCGGCCAGGTCGCCGTCCTCGGCGGCGACGCCCAGCTCGTCGCGGACCCGGGCGTGCCAGTACTCCGCGAGCGCCTCGGTCAGCTGGACCGACAGCCCGTGGATCTCGAGGTAGTCGCGGTAGTTGTTCTTCGCGAAGATCTCGTTGGCGAACTCGCTGACCCGGTTGCCCATCGTGACGACCTGGAACGCGACCACGTCCGTGTCGCCGGAGTCCTTGGCCCGGAAGAAGTCCGAGAGGCAGAGGTGCCGGTCACGCCGCTGGCGCGGGAACGTGAAGCGGGTGAGCTCCCCGCCGTCCTCCCCCGCCACCACGAGGTCGTCGCCCTCGCTCCACGCGCGGAAGTAGCCGTAGACCACGGCGGCCTCGATCAGGCCCTCGGTCTTGATGCGGTCCAGCCACATGCGCAGCCGGGGCCGGCCCTCGGACTCGACGAGCTCCTCGTACGACGGGCCCTCCCCGCGCGAGGACTTCAGCCCCCACTGGCCCATGAACGTCGCGCGCTCGTCGAGGTAGGCCGCGTACTCGGCGAGGGCGATGCCCTTCACCACCCGCGTGCCCCAGAACGGCGGCTCCGGCACGGGGTTGTCGGCCGCGACGTCGCTGCGTGCGGGCATCTCCTCCAGCGGGGTCAGCTGCAGGGTCGCGCCGCCGGCCACCCGCCGCTTGCGCAGCTGGGGCAGCTGCGCGCCGGGGACGCCGCGCTTGACGCCGATGATCGCGTCCATGAGGCGCAGTCCCTCGAAGGCGTCGCGCGCGTAGCGCACCTCGCCCTCGTAGATCCCAGCGAGGTCCTCCTCGACGAAGGCGCGGGTCAGGGCGGCCCCGCCGAGGATGACGGGGAACTTCGCGGCGATGCCGCGGGAGTTCATCTCCTCGAGGTTCTCCTTCATGATGACCGTCGACTTGACCAGCAGGCCGGACATCCCGATCACGTCGGCCTTGTGCTCCTCGGCGGCCTCGAGGATCGCCGACACCGGCTGCTTGATGCCGATGTTGACGACGTCGTAGCCGTTGTTGGACAGGATGATGTCCACGAGGTTCTTGCCGATGTCGTGGACGTCGCCCTTGACCGTGGCCAGGACGATCTTGCCCTTGCCGGCCGCGTCGGCCTTCTCCATGTGCGGCTCGAGGTAGGCCACAGCGGTCTTCATGACCTCGGCGCTCTGCAGCACGAAGGGCAGCTGCATCTCGCCCTTGCCGAAGAGCTCGCCGACGACCTTCATGCCCTCCAGAAGGTGGTCGTTGACGACGTCGAGGGCCTTGATGCCGCTGTCGAGGGCCTCCTGCAGGTCGCCCTCGAGCCCGTTGCGCTCACCGTCGATGATCCGGCGCTGCAGCCGCTCCCCCAGCGGGAGCGCGGCGAGCTCCTCGGCGCGGGAGGCGCGTACGGACGCGGCGTCCACGCCCTCGAACAGCTCGAGGAAGCGCTGCAGCGGGTCGTAGCCCTCTCGCCGCCGGTCGTAGACCATGTCCAGCGCGACCTCGCGCTGCTCGTCGGGGATGCGCGCCATCGGCACGATCTTGGCCGCGTGCACGATCGCCGAGTCGAGCCCGGCCTCCACGCACTCGTGCAGGAACACCGAGTTGAGCACGATGCGGGCGGCCGGGTTCAGCCCGAAGGAGATGTTCGACAGCCCCAGCGTCGTCTGCACGCCGGGGTAGCGCCGCTTGATCTCGCGGATCGCCTCGATCGTCTCGATGCCGTCGCGCCGGGTCTCCTCCTGGCCCGTCGCGATCGGGAAGGTCAGCGCGTCGATGAGGATGTCCTCGACCGCCATGCCGTACTCGCCGGTCAGCTGGTCGATGAGCCGCGACGCCACTCGGACCTTGTGCTCGGCGGTGCGCGCCTGGCCCTCCTCGTCGATCGTGAGGGCGATGACCGCGGCGCCGTGCTCCTTGACCAGGGGCATGATCCGGCGGAACCGCGAGCCCGGCTTGTCGCCGTCCTCGTAGTTGACCGAGTTGATGATCGCGCGCCCGCCGAGCAGCTCCAGGCCGGCCTCCAGGACCGCGGGCTCGGTGGAGTCGATGACCAGCGGCAGCGTGGAGGACGTCGCGAAGCGCCCGACGATCTCCTTGATGTCGGCCACGCCGTCCCGGCCCACGTAGTCGATGCAGACGTCGAGCAGGTGGGCGCCGTCGCGCGTCTGGTCGCGCGCGATCTCGACGCAGTCGTCGTAGCGCCCCTCGAGCATCGCGACGCGGAACGCCTTCGACCCGTTCGCGTTCGTCCGCTCCCCGATCGAGAGGTAGGACGCGTCCTGGTGGAAGGGAACGGAGGTGTAGAGGCTGGCGACGCCCGGCTCCGGGTGCGGCTGGCGCTCGGCGAGCTCACGGCCGCGCACGCGCTCGACCACGGCCTGCAGGTGCGCGGGGGTCGTGCCGCAGCAGCCGCCGACGAGGCCGAGGCCGTACTCGCGGGTGAAGGCGTCGTGGGCGTCGGCGAGCTCGGACGGGCTCAGCGGGTAGCGGGCGCCGTCCGCGGTCAGCTCGGGCAGCCCAGCGTTGGGCATGCAGGAGAGCCCGATGCGGGCGTGCCGCGACAGGTGGCGCAGGTGCTCGCTCATCTCCGCGGGCCCGGTCGCGCAGTTGAGCCCGATCAGGTCGATGCCGAGCGGCTCCAGCGCGGTGAGGGCGGCGCCGATCTCGCTGCCGAGCAGCAGCGTCCCGGTCGTCTCGACGGTGACCTGCGCGATCACCGGGAGGTCGACCCCCGCCTCGGTGATGGCCCGCTTGGCGCCGATCACCGCGGCCTTGGCCTGCAGGAGGTCCTGGGCGGTCTCGATCAGCAGCGCGTGCGCGCCGCCGGCGATCAGCCCCGCGGCGTTCTGCTGGTACGCGTCGCGCAGCTTCGCGTAGGTCGTGTGCCCCAGCGTCGGGAGCTTGGTGCCCGGCCCCATGGAGCCCAGCACCCAGCGCGGGCGGTCCGGCGTCGACGCCGCGTCCGTCGCCTCGCGGGCGATGCGGGCGCCGGCCTCGGCCAGCTCGAAGATCCGCTCGGGGATGTCGTACTCGGCGAGGTTCGCGAAGTTGGCCCCGAAGGTGTTGGTCTCGACGCAGTCGACCCCGACCGAGAGGTACTCCTCGTGCACCGTCCGGACGATGTCCGGCCGGGTCACGTTGAGGATCTCGTTGCACCCCTCGTAGCCCTGGAAGTCCTCCAGTGTCGGGTCCTGGGCCTGGAGCATCGTGCCCATGGCACCGTCCGCGACGACGACGCGCTCGGAGAGCGCTTGGCGCAGAGATGCCGACGTGGGGGACATCGATCCTCCGGAAGAAGCGACGGCGCTCACCGGCCCCGCGGCCAACGGGACCTGCGCGCGCGGGAGGGCAGCCCCCTCCGTGCGGCTCAGCCTACGCGGCCGGGGGCCCGGCCCTGGAGCCTCACGGGGCGTTTGCCAGCGCGAGGACGGGCAGGATGCCGGGCACACGTAGGCTGGCTCGCTTGGGGAGCCCGGCGAGCGGCCGGCGTTCCGTCGTCCGTGCAGGTGTGCTGCGGTTCTGGAGGTGCGGCGAGTGATCGAGCTCGAGGGTGTCCCCGAGCTGGTCGACCCCGTCCTCATCGCCGCGTTCGAGGGCTGGAACGACGCCGGTGAGGCCGCCACGGGTGCGATCGAGCACCTGGAGCGGGAGTGGAAGGCGTCGCCGATCGGCGCGCTCGACCCGGACGACTACTACGACTTCCAGGTCAACCGCCCCACCGTCGGCATCTCGGCCGACGGCGAGCGGTCGATCACCTGGCCGACGAGCAGGTTCTCGTACGCCCGGGTGCACCTGCCGGCGCAGGGCCGGACGCGCGACGTGGTGCTGCTGCGCGGCATCGAGCCGAACATGCGCTGGCGCGGGTTCACCGACGAGATCCTCGAGCTGGCGGCGGAGCTCGGCGTGGAGATGGTCGTCACGCTCGGCGCCCTGCTGGCGGACGCCCCGCACACCCGGCCCATCCCGGTGACGAGCTCCGCGACCGAGCCGGGCCTCGCCGGCCGGCTGGGCATCGAGATCTCGCGCTACGAGGGCCCGACCGGGATCGTGGGCGTGCTGCAGGACCGCGCCGGGCAGCTCGACGTCCCCGCCGTGTCGCTGTGGGCCGCCGTGCCGCACTACGTGGCCCAGCCGCCCTCGCCGAAGGCCACGCTGGCGCTGCTGCGCGCGGTGGAGGACCTGCTCGACCTGTCCGTCCCGCTCGGTGAGCTGCCCGAGGACGCCCGCGCCTGGGAGCGCGGGGTCGACGAGCTCGCGGCCGAGGACTCCGAGGTGGCCGAGTACGTCCGCGGCCTCGAGGAGGCCAAGGACACGGCCGACCTGCCCGAGGCGAGCGGCGAGGCGATCGCCCGCGAGTTCGAGCGCTACCTGCGCCGGCGCGGGGACAACGGGCCCGGGCAGGGCCCGCCGTCAGGGCCGGGCCCCACCTCCGGCCGCTGACCCCTCCTCCTCCAGGTAGTCGCGCATCACGGCGCCCACCTGCGTGAGGTAGCGCGTCACCGCGTCCTGCTCCTCCGGGGGCAGCGCCTGCCCCACCGCGTGCAGCCGGGCCAGCAGCGGGCCGAGCTCGCTCAGCACATGGGCCGACCCCTGCGGCGTCACCTCGACGACCTGCCGGCGGCCGTCCGCGGGGTGCGGCCGCCGGACGACGTGCCCGGCGCTCTCCAACCGGTGCAGCCCCTGGGTCGCCGCCGCGCTGGAGACCCCGAGCCGGCGGGCCAGCTCGGCGGGGCCGAGCGGCCGCCCGTCGGGCTCGGTCATGACGTGCTCGACCGCCTCGACATCGCGCAGCGCCAGGCCGAGCCGGTCGGCCATCGCCACCCGGGTCAGCGCCGAGAGCGTCAGGACGTCCCGGAGGGCGCGGTCGACCGGGCCAGGTGCGGGGCGCCCGGGTTGCGCCGCCTGCTGGGACATGTACGGTCCTTCCGAGAACGCTAAGCCGCTTAGCGACTTGGAGGTCGTCCGTGGCACGCCCCCGTCCGCCCCGTCGTACCACAGCCGCGAGCCGCTCGCCCGTGGGCCGGGTGCGCTCCTGGCTCGTCGTGCTGCTCGCCCTGCTGGCCTCGGGCGCGTTCTTCGCCCTCGGGCCGGGCGAGGCCACGACGGAGGCGGACGGAGCGAGCGGGCTGGCCGACGGTGCGCAGTCCACGCGGGTCGCGCGGTTGCAGGAGGAGCTGCCCGGCAGCGGGGTGGCGCCGGTCCTGGCCGTCTACTCGCGCACCGACGGGAGCCCGCTGGGGGGCGAGGCACTGGGCGCGGTGGAGGCCGCCGCTACCCGGCTGGCGGAGCTCTCCGCTCGGGCAGAGCAGGGCCCGCAGGGCCTGCAGGTGTCCCAGGACGGGACGGTCGCCACGGTCACGATCCCGGTCAGCACCTCCGAGGACACGGTGGAGCAGGACGTCGCGGCCGTCCGGTCGGCCGCCGCGCAGGGCTTGCCCGACGGGGTCCGGGCCCAGGTGACAGGCGGGCCGGCGTACGCGGTCGACCTGTCCAGCGTCTTCGACGGGGCGAACACCAAGCTCCTCGTCACGACCGCGGCGGTGGTCGCGCTGCTGCTGCTCGTGACGTACCGGAGCCCGATCCTGTGGCTCGTCCCCCTGCTCGTGGTCGGGATCGCGGACCGGCTAGCCACGGTCGTGGTCGGCGCGCTCGCTCCCCGCGCGGGAATCGACATCGACGGGTCCGCCGCCGGCATCCTGTCGGTGCTGGTGTTCGGCGCGGGCACGAACTACGCGCTGCTCCTCGTCTCCCGGTACCGGGACACCCTGCGCGGCGAGGCGGACCGCTTCGTGGCCATGCGACGGGCGCTGCGGTCGACCGCCCCGGCCGTGCTCGCCAGCGGCGGCACCGTCCTGCTCAGCCTGCTGACCCTGCTCGCGGCGGACCTCACGTCGAATCGCGGGCTCGGCTTCGCCTGCGCGATCGGTGTCGCGATCGCGATGACGTTCGGGCTCGTGGTGCTGCCGGCTGCGCTGGTGCTGCCGGGGCGCTGGTTGTTCTGGCCGCTGGTGCCCCGCGTCGCCGAGGCGCACGGCGCGGACGAGGAGCAGCACGGGGTGTGGCACTCGGTGGGACGCGCCGTCGCCCGCCGGCCGCGGATGGTCGTCGCCCTCGGGGCTACCGCTCTCGCCCTGATGGCGGTCGGGGCACTGTCGGTCGACACCGAGCTGGCAGCCGAAGAGCGATTCAGGAACCCGCCGGAGGCGGTGCTCGGGCAGCAGACGCTGCAGAAGGCCTTCCCCGCCGGGACCACCCAGCCACTGACGGTGCTCGCTGCTCCCGGTGCCGCTCTCAAGGTGGTGGCGGCCGCCGAGCGCGTCGACGGAGTGGCCGCGGCGGGCGCGGTGACGGACGAAGGCCGCTTCGCTGTCGTGCAGGTCGTGCTCACCGACTCCCCCGGCAGCCCCGGCTCCGACACCGCGCTCTCCGCGCTGCGTGCCGCCCTCGCCGACGTGCCCGACGCGGGGGCCCTGGTGGGCGGGGCCACCGCGGAGGAGTACGACACGGCGCGCGCCACCGAGCGGGACACCCGGCTCGTGGTCCCGCTCGTCCTCGCGATCGTGCTGGTGGTGCTCGCCCTGCTGCTGCGGTCGGCGGTCGCCCCCGTGCTGCTCGTCGCCACCGTCGTCGCCTCGTACTTCGCCAGCCTCGGCGCCAGCTGGTGGGTGTTCGACCTCGGCTACGGCTTCCCCGCCCTCGACACCCCGGTGCCGCTGCTGTCGTTCCTCTTCCTCGTCGCGCTCGGGGTCGACTACAACATCTTCCTCATCGCCCGCACGCGCGAGGAGGCCCTCGCCGGACGGACCACGCGGGACGCCGTGCTGCACGCGCTGGCGGCGACCGGGGGCGTCATCACGAGCGCCGGGATCCTGCTGGCCGCGGTGTTCGCGGTGCTGGGGGTCCTGCCGGTCATCACGCTCACGCAGATCGGCGTCATCGTCGGGATCGGCGTGCTGCTGGACACCCTGCTCGTGCGGACCGTCCTCGTGCCGGCGCTGGTGCTGGTCCTGGGTGACCGGTTCTGGTGGCCGTCGCGGCCCGGGGGCGGTGCGGTGCGGGGTCAGTCGGCCCTGCGCTCCAGCCGCACGCGCACGCCGGCCAGCCGGTAGCCGGCAGCGACGCAGAGCACCGCCGCCACGGCCGCTCCCACGAGGAGTGGTGGCCCGGAGCGCCCCACGGGGCTGGCTCTCGACCACGTGCCGAGCAGCAGGGCCAGCCAGGGCAGCAGCGCGAACAGCACTCCCCCGGCCCAGGCCTGCCGCCGGCCCAGGAGCGCGGCGAGGCTCGCAGCCGTGCCGAGGGCCAGCAGCGCCCCGGCACCGGCTCTCAGCTCGAGGCCGTGCGCGTAGTAGAAGTAGTCGCGCAACGGCAGGTCGTCGCGCTGCAGCCAGGGCCGCCACAGCGGGAGCCCGACGGCGACGAGGGTGACCACCGCGGGGGCGCCGACGGCCCGTACGCCCACCCGCCGCAGCGGTGCCACGGCGACGAGCAGCCCGAGCAGCGCCACAGGGACGAGCACGAGCGTCGACGGGCGCTCCAGCCCGCGGTGCGGGTAGCCGTTGGACACCAGCAGCGGCAGGGCGAGGGCGGCCCCCGCGACGGCACCGGCCAGCACGCGGGCGACCGCGGCCCGCCGAGCCAGGGCGGCCAGCACGGCGAGCAGCCAGGCGGCGTACAGGAGGGCGCCGACGGTCGCGATCGGGCCGGCGCTTGCGCGCCCGGACGGTGGCGCCCACGGCGGCAGCAACTCGCCGAACGTCAGCAGCGCCAGGCAGAGGCCGGCTCCGCTGCCCAGTGCCACCGTGCCCGCGGTCACGCGGACGGGAGCCGGCACGACGTCGAGCAGCACCCGGCCACGGGCCGCGAGGCCCTGCCCCACGACGTCGCGCACGTCGGCGGCGCCGGGACGCGTGCGGCCCTCCGCTGCGGCCTGGTCCAGCAGGACGCCCAGCAGCGCCTCCCCGTGGCGCCGCCGCCAGCCGGGCGGGTAGGCCCGCAGCAGCTGCCGGTACGCCCGCTCGAGCCCCTCGGCCCCGGGCGAGGCGCTCATGCCGGAGCCACCTGTCGCGGCGCGCGCGCCTGCCGCAGCCGCGCCGTGGCCCGCTCCGCGTTCTGCCGCATCCGCTCGGCCTGCTCGGCGAGGGCGCCCGCGCCCTCGTCGGTCAGGGCGAAGTAGCGGCGCAGCCGCCCGTCGACGACCCGCTCCCCGTGCGGAGCGACCAGCCCGTCGCCGGCGAGCCGCTCGAGGGCGGCGTAGAGCGTTCCCGGCCGGAGCCGGACCCTGCCCTCGGACAGCTCGGACACCTCGCTGATGACCGCGTACCCGTGCAGCGGCCCGCCGGCGAGTGCACTCAGGATCAGGAACGACGGTTCCCTGATCTCGGCAGCGCTC encodes:
- the metH gene encoding methionine synthase, which gives rise to MSPTSASLRQALSERVVVADGAMGTMLQAQDPTLEDFQGYEGCNEILNVTRPDIVRTVHEEYLSVGVDCVETNTFGANFANLAEYDIPERIFELAEAGARIAREATDAASTPDRPRWVLGSMGPGTKLPTLGHTTYAKLRDAYQQNAAGLIAGGAHALLIETAQDLLQAKAAVIGAKRAITEAGVDLPVIAQVTVETTGTLLLGSEIGAALTALEPLGIDLIGLNCATGPAEMSEHLRHLSRHARIGLSCMPNAGLPELTADGARYPLSPSELADAHDAFTREYGLGLVGGCCGTTPAHLQAVVERVRGRELAERQPHPEPGVASLYTSVPFHQDASYLSIGERTNANGSKAFRVAMLEGRYDDCVEIARDQTRDGAHLLDVCIDYVGRDGVADIKEIVGRFATSSTLPLVIDSTEPAVLEAGLELLGGRAIINSVNYEDGDKPGSRFRRIMPLVKEHGAAVIALTIDEEGQARTAEHKVRVASRLIDQLTGEYGMAVEDILIDALTFPIATGQEETRRDGIETIEAIREIKRRYPGVQTTLGLSNISFGLNPAARIVLNSVFLHECVEAGLDSAIVHAAKIVPMARIPDEQREVALDMVYDRRREGYDPLQRFLELFEGVDAASVRASRAEELAALPLGERLQRRIIDGERNGLEGDLQEALDSGIKALDVVNDHLLEGMKVVGELFGKGEMQLPFVLQSAEVMKTAVAYLEPHMEKADAAGKGKIVLATVKGDVHDIGKNLVDIILSNNGYDVVNIGIKQPVSAILEAAEEHKADVIGMSGLLVKSTVIMKENLEEMNSRGIAAKFPVILGGAALTRAFVEEDLAGIYEGEVRYARDAFEGLRLMDAIIGVKRGVPGAQLPQLRKRRVAGGATLQLTPLEEMPARSDVAADNPVPEPPFWGTRVVKGIALAEYAAYLDERATFMGQWGLKSSRGEGPSYEELVESEGRPRLRMWLDRIKTEGLIEAAVVYGYFRAWSEGDDLVVAGEDGGELTRFTFPRQRRDRHLCLSDFFRAKDSGDTDVVAFQVVTMGNRVSEFANEIFAKNNYRDYLEIHGLSVQLTEALAEYWHARVRDELGVAAEDGDLAGMLRGQAYRGSRYSFGYPACPELEDRAKLVDLLRPERIGVSLSEELQLHPEQSTDAMIVHHPEAKYFNA
- a CDS encoding PAC2 family protein — encoded protein: MIELEGVPELVDPVLIAAFEGWNDAGEAATGAIEHLEREWKASPIGALDPDDYYDFQVNRPTVGISADGERSITWPTSRFSYARVHLPAQGRTRDVVLLRGIEPNMRWRGFTDEILELAAELGVEMVVTLGALLADAPHTRPIPVTSSATEPGLAGRLGIEISRYEGPTGIVGVLQDRAGQLDVPAVSLWAAVPHYVAQPPSPKATLALLRAVEDLLDLSVPLGELPEDARAWERGVDELAAEDSEVAEYVRGLEEAKDTADLPEASGEAIAREFERYLRRRGDNGPGQGPPSGPGPTSGR
- a CDS encoding MarR family winged helix-turn-helix transcriptional regulator, whose translation is MSQQAAQPGRPAPGPVDRALRDVLTLSALTRVAMADRLGLALRDVEAVEHVMTEPDGRPLGPAELARRLGVSSAAATQGLHRLESAGHVVRRPHPADGRRQVVEVTPQGSAHVLSELGPLLARLHAVGQALPPEEQDAVTRYLTQVGAVMRDYLEEEGSAAGGGARP
- a CDS encoding MMPL family transporter encodes the protein MGRVRSWLVVLLALLASGAFFALGPGEATTEADGASGLADGAQSTRVARLQEELPGSGVAPVLAVYSRTDGSPLGGEALGAVEAAATRLAELSARAEQGPQGLQVSQDGTVATVTIPVSTSEDTVEQDVAAVRSAAAQGLPDGVRAQVTGGPAYAVDLSSVFDGANTKLLVTTAAVVALLLLVTYRSPILWLVPLLVVGIADRLATVVVGALAPRAGIDIDGSAAGILSVLVFGAGTNYALLLVSRYRDTLRGEADRFVAMRRALRSTAPAVLASGGTVLLSLLTLLAADLTSNRGLGFACAIGVAIAMTFGLVVLPAALVLPGRWLFWPLVPRVAEAHGADEEQHGVWHSVGRAVARRPRMVVALGATALALMAVGALSVDTELAAEERFRNPPEAVLGQQTLQKAFPAGTTQPLTVLAAPGAALKVVAAAERVDGVAAAGAVTDEGRFAVVQVVLTDSPGSPGSDTALSALRAALADVPDAGALVGGATAEEYDTARATERDTRLVVPLVLAIVLVVLALLLRSAVAPVLLVATVVASYFASLGASWWVFDLGYGFPALDTPVPLLSFLFLVALGVDYNIFLIARTREEALAGRTTRDAVLHALAATGGVITSAGILLAAVFAVLGVLPVITLTQIGVIVGIGVLLDTLLVRTVLVPALVLVLGDRFWWPSRPGGGAVRGQSALRSSRTRTPASR
- a CDS encoding PadR family transcriptional regulator gives rise to the protein MSAAEIREPSFLILSALAGGPLHGYAVISEVSELSEGRVRLRPGTLYAALERLAGDGLVAPHGERVVDGRLRRYFALTDEGAGALAEQAERMRQNAERATARLRQARAPRQVAPA